A single window of Cheilinus undulatus linkage group 12, ASM1832078v1, whole genome shotgun sequence DNA harbors:
- the ompb gene encoding olfactory marker protein b — protein sequence MSAKLELPFRPDDQLTEVMRLRVQSLQQRGQKRQDGERLLLPNEAVYRLDFSKQSLRFSHWIVRLAQTGRLTITATSQLWTPDLTNLMTRQLLEPAGVFWRAPGDSLDATIQYYEADAHEFGERIAELAKVRKVMYFLFAFEEGCSPETVDCSITFTVES from the coding sequence ATGTCTGCCAAGTTGGAGCTTCCCTTCAGGCCAGACGACCAGCTGACGGAGGTGATGCGTCTGCGAGTTCAATCCCTGCAGCAGCGTGGTCAGAAGAGACAGGATGGTGAACGTCTGCTGCTTCCCAACGAGGCCGTGTACCGCCTGGACTTCTCCAAACAGTCCCTCCGGTTCTCACACTGGATAGTGCGTCTGGCTCAGACTGGACGTCTCACCATCACGGCCACCTCGCAGCTGTGGACGCCTGACCTTACCAACCTGATGACGCGTCAGCTGCTGGAGCCTGCAGGGGTTTTCTGGAGGGCGCCAGGTGACAGCCTTGATGCAACCATCCAGTACTACGAGGCTGATGCACACGAGTTTGGTGAGAGGATTGCAGAGCTGGCTAAGGTGAGGAAGGTGATGTACTTCCTGTTTGCTTTTGAAGAGGGCTGCAGCCCAGAGACTGTTGACTGCTCCATCACCTTCACGGTGGAAAGCTGA